From Pontibacter actiniarum, a single genomic window includes:
- a CDS encoding MlaD family protein, producing MNTAENKRAIMVGMFVLIAIVIFVVGILTLGGQQKRFIESITVKTVFDDVEGLKVGNNVWFSGVKVGTVKNIDFYGESQVAITMSIEQEAQKYIRQNSKARISSESLIGNKIIEIFGGTPAAEPIEDGDILASEANLNTDDIMKTLQENNKNLTTITGNFGEISDRLVRGEGTIGTLLTDSTLAQNFKSLIASLEQTSQNTVQASRDLSRFTNKLNTKGSLATELLTDTTVFNKLEETMAQLENASQSAAQMTQNLQEASAKLNNENNAVGVLLSDEQFANQLQRTMQNLETSTEKFDENMEALQSNFLLRGFFRKREKAQRKAAEEAAEQAEQQQNQ from the coding sequence ATGAATACTGCAGAGAATAAACGTGCTATAATGGTCGGGATGTTTGTCCTGATCGCCATCGTCATATTTGTGGTGGGGATACTAACGCTGGGCGGCCAGCAGAAAAGGTTTATTGAGAGCATTACGGTAAAAACCGTTTTCGACGATGTGGAAGGCCTGAAGGTAGGCAACAATGTCTGGTTCTCGGGAGTGAAGGTGGGAACGGTGAAAAACATTGACTTTTACGGCGAGTCTCAGGTGGCCATAACGATGAGCATAGAGCAGGAGGCGCAGAAGTACATCCGCCAGAACTCTAAAGCGCGCATCAGTTCGGAGAGCTTGATTGGTAACAAGATCATCGAAATCTTCGGCGGAACGCCTGCTGCCGAACCTATCGAGGACGGGGACATTCTGGCCTCTGAAGCAAACCTGAACACCGATGACATCATGAAAACCCTTCAGGAGAACAACAAGAACCTGACCACCATCACCGGCAACTTCGGCGAGATAAGCGACAGGCTGGTGCGTGGCGAGGGAACGATTGGCACACTGCTTACAGACTCCACCCTGGCCCAGAACTTCAAGAGCCTGATCGCCAGCCTGGAGCAGACCTCTCAGAACACCGTGCAGGCCTCGCGCGACCTGAGCCGCTTTACAAACAAGCTGAATACCAAAGGCAGCCTGGCCACCGAACTGTTAACAGACACTACTGTGTTTAACAAACTGGAGGAGACGATGGCGCAGCTGGAAAACGCATCGCAGTCTGCCGCCCAGATGACGCAGAACCTGCAGGAGGCGAGCGCTAAGCTGAACAATGAGAACAACGCCGTTGGGGTACTCCTGAGCGATGAGCAGTTTGCCAACCAGCTGCAGCGAACAATGCAGAACCTGGAAACAAGCACCGAAAAGTTTGACGAGAACATGGAGGCGCTGCAAAGCAACTTCCTGCTAAGGGGCTTCTTCAGGAAGAGAGAAAAGGCGCAGCGGAAAGCGGCAGAGGAGGCCGCCGAGCAAGCAGAGCAGCAACAGAACCAATAG
- a CDS encoding EcsC family protein, translated as MPTPYEAHALYELREWQEEMLRYPSMFNALARKAQVKLNSFIPEKVHQAVTTAIKQMIRGVLFGAGYIAPKPMPQVGLELREAMVRERIKYYQHAGAAEGGVTGAGGILLGLVDFPLLLGLKLKLLYDVAAIYGYDVKDYRERVYLLHIFELAFSSQEHRRKVYRHIADWKTQKLTLPEDIDAFDWRSLQQEYRDYIDLAKMAQMVPLIGAPVGAVVNYRLISKLGKTAMNAYRLRWQAQGVLS; from the coding sequence ATGCCCACACCTTATGAAGCGCATGCCTTGTATGAGCTGCGTGAATGGCAGGAAGAAATGCTGCGCTACCCATCCATGTTCAATGCCTTAGCCCGAAAGGCGCAGGTAAAGCTCAATAGCTTTATACCTGAAAAGGTGCACCAGGCGGTCACGACGGCTATCAAGCAGATGATTCGGGGGGTGCTGTTTGGGGCGGGCTATATAGCGCCGAAGCCTATGCCACAGGTGGGGCTGGAGCTTCGGGAGGCAATGGTGCGGGAACGGATAAAGTACTACCAACATGCGGGGGCGGCAGAGGGGGGCGTTACGGGGGCTGGCGGCATCTTGCTGGGCCTTGTGGATTTTCCGCTGCTGCTCGGGCTCAAGCTAAAGTTGTTGTATGACGTTGCCGCCATCTACGGCTATGATGTAAAGGATTACCGGGAGCGGGTGTACCTGCTGCACATCTTCGAGCTCGCTTTCAGTTCGCAAGAGCACCGCCGGAAGGTTTACCGGCACATAGCCGATTGGAAAACGCAAAAGCTGACGCTGCCCGAAGACATCGACGCGTTTGACTGGCGCAGCCTGCAGCAGGAGTACCGTGACTATATCGACTTGGCAAAGATGGCCCAGATGGTTCCGTTGATCGGTGCCCCGGTGGGGGCGGTGGTCAACTACAGGCTCATCAGCAAGCTGGGCAAAACAGCCATGAATGCCTACCGCCTGCGCTGGCAGGCGCAGGGCGTGCTCTCGTAG
- a CDS encoding glycoside hydrolase family 113, whose amino-acid sequence MKQLIFILAALSILAVLAVSTGTRSWKPPVATEAPERFRGVNWVAGDTVTQEQLRALQLHHVSWIAQTPFGWQHSYNSPEVRLTKGNRAYWGERDSGLIHTTRLAKQLGLKTLLKPHIWLTDRSEGKWVGAIQMQTEAEWQQWFSSYSKFILHYAMLAEKEQIEALCIGTELYLPAVEREQDWRQLIREVRSVYHGQLTYAANWYKEYEEVKFWDALDFIGIQAYFPLTQQPNPSVAQLRQGWQPHMAAIEEVQQKYKKPVVFTEVGYKNTPDAAIEPWQWPDRHATALELSEETQANAYEALYQQFWQQPWFGGTFIWKWYPRLRTHHHDHLDFTPQGKPAGKVMARWYDR is encoded by the coding sequence ATGAAACAGCTGATCTTCATACTTGCTGCCCTTTCTATACTTGCGGTGCTGGCAGTCAGCACAGGCACAAGGAGTTGGAAGCCCCCTGTTGCCACAGAAGCCCCGGAAAGGTTCAGGGGCGTGAACTGGGTAGCCGGCGACACCGTGACACAGGAACAGCTGCGGGCGCTGCAGCTCCACCACGTCAGCTGGATTGCGCAAACGCCTTTTGGCTGGCAGCACAGCTACAACTCGCCGGAGGTACGGTTAACCAAGGGCAACAGGGCATACTGGGGCGAGCGCGACAGTGGCCTTATCCACACAACCCGCCTGGCAAAGCAACTTGGCCTCAAAACACTGCTCAAGCCCCACATCTGGCTCACAGACCGGAGCGAAGGCAAATGGGTTGGCGCTATACAAATGCAGACAGAGGCAGAATGGCAGCAGTGGTTCTCCAGCTACAGCAAGTTTATACTTCACTACGCCATGCTGGCCGAGAAAGAACAGATCGAGGCGCTGTGCATCGGAACGGAGCTGTACTTGCCTGCCGTGGAGCGCGAGCAGGACTGGCGGCAGCTTATACGGGAGGTGCGAAGCGTTTACCACGGCCAACTGACCTACGCTGCGAACTGGTACAAGGAGTACGAAGAGGTAAAGTTCTGGGACGCGCTTGACTTTATTGGTATACAGGCTTACTTCCCGCTCACGCAACAGCCAAACCCCAGTGTGGCACAGCTCCGGCAGGGGTGGCAGCCGCACATGGCAGCCATTGAAGAGGTACAGCAAAAGTATAAGAAGCCGGTTGTCTTTACGGAGGTTGGCTACAAAAACACCCCCGATGCCGCCATTGAGCCATGGCAGTGGCCTGACCGGCACGCAACCGCACTGGAGCTGTCGGAGGAGACACAGGCCAACGCGTACGAAGCGCTTTACCAGCAGTTCTGGCAGCAGCCCTGGTTTGGCGGCACCTTCATCTGGAAATGGTACCCCCGCCTGCGTACGCACCACCACGACCACCTGGATTTCACCCCGCAGGGAAAGCCGGCCGGCAAAGTTATGGCCCGGTGGTACGACCGGTAA
- a CDS encoding M24 family metallopeptidase: MKKLLPILLLLLLAAKEATAQQAPAVLPLRERASLEDDLLRERLEKLLPDLMRRAGIDMWLVVAREYNEDPVAKTMLPATWLGARRRTILLFYDRGAAGGIKKLAVARYNIGNLMQGVWAPEQEPNQWKRLAQLVSERSPRKVGLNYSPLFAHADGLTKAEYDSLLHYLPPAQRQAVVSAEGLAVDWLQTRTARELDLYEQISRIGHDIIAEGLSERVIHPGVTTTEDVVWWYRERVAELKLSSWFHPTVDLQRANPGAGDSQRSFSERPGVEVIMPGDLLHVDFGISYLGLHTDVQQLAYVRRPGETEAPVYLKKALAVGNRLQDILTSKLQEGKTGNQALKEALTQAQKERIAASIYSHPIGYHGHGAGPAIGMWDMQQGVPGTGDYPLRHNTAYAIELNAKVNLPEWNNKEIRVMLEEQAVLTPNGLRYLGGRQKELLLIPRPAAHLQH; encoded by the coding sequence GCTACCGCCCAACAGGCACCCGCTGTTTTGCCGCTCCGGGAAAGGGCAAGCCTGGAAGACGACTTGCTGCGGGAGCGCCTGGAGAAGCTGCTGCCCGACCTGATGCGCCGCGCCGGCATAGATATGTGGCTGGTGGTGGCACGGGAGTACAACGAGGACCCGGTGGCCAAAACCATGCTGCCCGCCACCTGGCTGGGCGCACGCCGCCGCACCATCCTCCTCTTCTATGACCGGGGCGCAGCCGGAGGCATTAAGAAGCTCGCTGTGGCACGTTACAACATCGGCAACCTAATGCAAGGCGTCTGGGCTCCGGAGCAGGAACCAAACCAGTGGAAAAGGCTGGCTCAGCTGGTATCGGAACGCAGCCCCCGCAAGGTTGGGCTCAACTACTCTCCCCTCTTTGCCCACGCCGACGGCCTCACGAAAGCCGAGTACGACAGCCTGCTGCACTACCTGCCGCCCGCACAGAGGCAAGCTGTGGTGTCGGCAGAAGGCCTGGCTGTGGACTGGCTGCAAACAAGAACAGCCCGCGAGCTGGACCTGTATGAGCAGATCAGCCGCATCGGGCACGACATTATCGCAGAGGGTCTTTCTGAGCGTGTGATACACCCGGGCGTAACGACCACAGAAGACGTTGTTTGGTGGTACCGCGAGCGCGTAGCCGAGCTAAAGCTGAGTAGCTGGTTCCACCCGACCGTAGACCTGCAGCGCGCCAACCCCGGCGCCGGCGACTCTCAGCGCTCTTTTTCAGAGCGCCCTGGTGTGGAGGTCATCATGCCCGGGGATTTGCTGCACGTGGATTTCGGCATTTCCTACCTCGGCCTGCATACAGATGTGCAACAGCTGGCTTATGTACGCAGACCCGGTGAAACAGAGGCACCAGTATACCTGAAGAAAGCCCTGGCCGTTGGCAACCGCCTGCAGGACATCCTGACCTCCAAGCTCCAAGAAGGCAAAACAGGAAACCAGGCGCTAAAGGAGGCACTGACGCAGGCGCAGAAGGAAAGGATTGCCGCCAGCATCTATTCTCACCCTATCGGCTACCACGGCCACGGTGCAGGCCCGGCCATAGGCATGTGGGACATGCAGCAAGGCGTGCCGGGCACCGGTGATTACCCCTTGCGCCACAACACGGCCTACGCCATTGAGCTGAATGCCAAGGTAAACCTGCCCGAGTGGAACAACAAAGAAATACGGGTGATGCTGGAAGAGCAGGCGGTACTCACCCCAAACGGCTTGCGCTACCTGGGCGGCAGGCAAAAGGAGCTGCTGCTGATACCTCGCCCTGCGGCACATTTACAGCACTAG